In the Leptolyngbya sp. FACHB-261 genome, one interval contains:
- a CDS encoding phycobilisome rod-core linker polypeptide: MPAVPLLNYTPSTQNQRVASFGIADRDEDSYRAYRLEDVSSPTEIDELIWASYRQIFSEHQILESNRQKALESQLKNGSLSVRDFVRGLAKSEVFYERVVSVNNNYRLVSLLVRRLLGRDSYNKGEEIAWSIVIGEQGYTAFVDALVDSDEYEQNFGENTVPYQRKRFGSNTEGRPFNLVTPRYGEDYRENYGVTQNDWRFTLEKFYSKKFQQRYIPEGDPRKFLDVARSINPKVNYAQSLRAADIDYLAAVPYRGRR; encoded by the coding sequence ATGCCTGCAGTGCCCTTACTCAATTACACCCCTTCGACCCAAAATCAGCGGGTTGCTAGCTTTGGAATTGCTGATCGAGATGAGGACAGCTACCGCGCTTATCGTCTGGAAGATGTTTCTTCCCCTACCGAGATTGATGAGCTAATTTGGGCCAGCTATCGCCAAATCTTCAGTGAGCACCAGATTCTGGAGAGCAATCGGCAGAAAGCGCTGGAATCCCAGTTAAAAAATGGCTCCCTCAGCGTGCGCGACTTTGTGCGCGGCCTTGCGAAGTCTGAAGTGTTCTATGAGCGTGTAGTCTCAGTGAACAACAACTACCGACTCGTAAGCCTGCTGGTCCGTCGCCTTCTAGGCCGGGACAGTTATAACAAGGGTGAAGAAATCGCCTGGTCGATTGTTATTGGTGAGCAGGGCTACACCGCTTTTGTGGATGCCTTGGTCGATAGCGACGAATATGAGCAGAATTTTGGCGAAAATACAGTCCCCTATCAGCGCAAGCGCTTCGGCAGCAACACTGAAGGCCGTCCGTTCAACCTAGTTACGCCCCGTTACGGTGAGGATTACCGTGAGAACTACGGTGTTACCCAGAACGACTGGCGCTTCACCCTGGAGAAGTTCTACAGCAAGAAGTTCCAGCAGCGCTACATCCCCGAAGGCGACCCTCGCAAGTTCTTAGATGTGGCTCGCTCCATCAATCCCAAGGTGAACTATGCCCAGTCATTACGGGCAGCGGATATTGATTACCTAGCAGCAGTGCCCTATCGAGGCCGTCGCTAA
- a CDS encoding metal-sensing transcriptional repressor, producing MSSLHPPLTHPDSEPELLDSPVEPEPHSHSHPHVHDSESVRRLSNRLSRIEGHIRGIKRMVQESSPCPDVLIQVAAVRGALDRVAHSILEEHLTQCIARAAQEGNIETEIAELKVALDRFLK from the coding sequence ATGAGTTCCCTACACCCTCCCCTGACTCATCCAGATAGTGAACCTGAGCTGCTGGACTCTCCCGTGGAGCCTGAGCCCCATTCTCATAGCCATCCCCATGTCCATGACTCTGAGTCTGTGCGGCGCTTGAGCAATCGCCTCTCGCGCATCGAAGGCCATATTCGTGGCATCAAGCGGATGGTGCAAGAAAGTAGCCCTTGTCCAGATGTTCTGATCCAGGTGGCGGCGGTGCGAGGCGCGCTCGACCGCGTCGCCCACAGCATCCTCGAAGAGCACCTCACGCAGTGCATTGCACGTGCGGCTCAGGAAGGCAATATCGAAACCGAGATTGCCGAACTGAAGGTAGCGCTTGACCGCTTCCTCAAATGA
- a CDS encoding glycosyltransferase family 9 protein → MKRVLALVPGGIGDQILFFPTLDDLKQQIPDVRIDVVTEPRSVGAYRLCKSVTQVIPFDFKANNSLADWGNLLGVIREVEYDTVFSLGKRFAVGLLLWLTGIRQRVGYSGDGQLFLTDSVPLNLDQYAAQMYHDLLKGLGINTPCPEISISVPKKDIEWAESEQERLAIKDSGYVLIHGGSSQLAKEKGINKIYPVENWVKIITDFRSRQPDLPVVVVQGPEDGSLVNDLRRALSDLKITAPPDLGKLAAMIAGANLMLCTDSAPMHLAVAVQTYTLALFGPTDPAKLLPKSEKFLPIRAESGLISDIPPSSILERVWGS, encoded by the coding sequence ATGAAGCGTGTATTGGCTCTAGTGCCTGGCGGGATTGGTGATCAAATTCTGTTCTTTCCCACCCTGGACGATCTCAAGCAGCAAATTCCTGATGTCCGGATCGATGTGGTCACTGAGCCTCGCTCCGTGGGTGCCTATCGTCTTTGTAAATCAGTTACTCAGGTCATTCCCTTCGATTTCAAAGCCAACAACAGTTTGGCGGACTGGGGCAACCTGCTCGGCGTGATTCGGGAGGTCGAGTACGATACTGTATTTTCTCTGGGCAAGCGGTTCGCGGTCGGCCTACTGCTTTGGCTTACAGGTATTCGGCAGCGGGTGGGCTACAGCGGCGATGGTCAATTATTTTTGACCGATTCAGTGCCCCTAAATCTGGATCAGTATGCGGCACAGATGTACCACGACCTGCTCAAGGGTCTGGGGATTAATACTCCCTGCCCCGAGATCAGCATCAGCGTGCCTAAGAAAGATATTGAGTGGGCCGAGAGTGAGCAGGAGCGGCTGGCAATTAAAGACAGTGGCTATGTGTTGATCCACGGCGGCTCCAGCCAGCTTGCCAAGGAGAAGGGCATCAATAAGATCTACCCAGTGGAAAACTGGGTGAAGATCATCACTGACTTCAGAAGCCGCCAGCCCGACTTACCAGTGGTCGTGGTGCAGGGCCCGGAAGATGGCTCTCTAGTCAACGATCTGCGCCGAGCCCTGTCCGATCTCAAAATCACAGCTCCTCCTGACTTGGGCAAATTGGCAGCAATGATTGCAGGGGCAAATCTCATGCTCTGTACCGACAGTGCGCCCATGCATCTCGCCGTTGCGGTTCAGACTTACACCCTGGCCCTTTTTGGTCCTACAGACCCCGCCAAGTTGTTGCCCAAGAGCGAGAAGTTCTTACCAATTCGCGCTGAGTCAGGGCTAATCAGTGATATTCCACCGAGCAGCATTTTGGAGCGTGTTTGGGGCAGCTAG
- a CDS encoding alpha/beta fold hydrolase, whose protein sequence is MSEVKSIVLVHGFWTDASSYSQVIPTLLAEGYEVIAVQNPLTSLADDVAATKRALARIEGQCILVGHSWGGMVITQAGNDERVSGLVYIAALAPDAGESMIDLMSKYEPKAEYFQEQEGFIWISKEGVQKTLAGDLTAEQSALIYATQTAPSTSLLQVKGDSPAWRNKPSWYVVANNDQAVPPELQRELSKRMAATTTVVESSHAAIISHPKEVLDAIREAVTNSSTSSPA, encoded by the coding sequence ATGAGTGAAGTTAAGAGCATTGTCTTGGTTCACGGCTTCTGGACAGATGCCTCTAGTTACAGTCAAGTTATTCCAACACTATTGGCAGAAGGCTACGAGGTTATTGCAGTTCAAAACCCACTAACTTCGTTAGCGGATGATGTTGCTGCAACGAAACGCGCTTTGGCTCGCATCGAAGGTCAATGTATTTTGGTTGGTCATTCTTGGGGTGGTATGGTCATTACCCAAGCGGGCAACGACGAACGAGTCTCTGGCTTAGTCTATATTGCTGCGCTTGCTCCTGATGCTGGCGAATCGATGATAGATCTAATGAGTAAATATGAACCCAAAGCGGAGTACTTTCAAGAACAAGAAGGCTTTATTTGGATTTCAAAAGAAGGCGTACAAAAGACTCTTGCGGGTGACCTGACAGCAGAACAATCCGCATTGATATACGCGACTCAAACAGCGCCATCTACATCACTGCTGCAAGTAAAAGGAGATTCGCCAGCCTGGAGAAATAAGCCAAGCTGGTATGTTGTTGCGAACAACGACCAGGCTGTTCCACCTGAATTACAGCGTGAATTGTCTAAACGAATGGCCGCAACAACAACTGTTGTAGAATCAAGCCACGCCGCAATAATTTCTCATCCAAAAGAAGTTTTGGACGCTATCAGAGAAGCAGTGACGAATAGTTCTACTTCTAGTCCTGCTTAA
- the clpP gene encoding ATP-dependent Clp endopeptidase proteolytic subunit ClpP yields MERSHQLSIPTVIQSSGTTERAFDIYSRLLRERIVFLGKEVTDESANSIVAQLLFLDSEDPEQDILLYINSPGGSVTAGMAIYDTMSQLRANVSTICLGMAASMGSFLLSSGTKGKRFALPNARIMIHQPSGGAQGPASDIEVVAREILYLKNIINSILAANTGQTKERIEQDSERDFYMSAEEAKAYGLIDSTIAKKPV; encoded by the coding sequence ATGGAACGCTCCCATCAGCTAAGCATCCCAACTGTGATCCAATCTTCTGGCACCACAGAGCGAGCCTTTGATATTTACTCGCGCCTCTTAAGAGAACGAATTGTTTTTCTAGGAAAAGAAGTTACAGACGAAAGTGCTAACTCAATCGTTGCGCAATTGCTGTTCTTAGACTCTGAAGATCCAGAACAAGACATCTTGTTGTACATCAACAGCCCTGGTGGTTCGGTCACGGCTGGCATGGCGATTTATGACACTATGAGCCAGCTTCGCGCCAACGTGTCTACGATCTGCTTAGGCATGGCAGCTTCAATGGGCTCATTCTTGCTGTCTTCAGGCACCAAAGGAAAACGATTTGCACTACCCAATGCCCGGATTATGATCCACCAGCCCTCCGGTGGCGCGCAAGGACCAGCCAGCGATATTGAAGTCGTTGCTCGCGAAATTCTCTATCTAAAAAACATAATCAACAGCATCCTGGCTGCAAATACAGGCCAAACCAAGGAGCGGATTGAACAGGATTCTGAACGAGACTTTTATATGAGTGCTGAGGAAGCTAAGGCTTATGGTCTGATCGATAGCACGATTGCGAAGAAACCCGTTTAA
- a CDS encoding SRPBCC domain-containing protein, with the protein MRRQAIKLQVFYPHTPERVWRVITDRRALADWLMDNDFEPRLGHKFWFRGHTLPGLDGAIQCQVIALDMPKRLSYTWQDSLMSQPTVVTWTLTPVAGGTRLQLEHQGCKPEPNSFDELMRLPGRQASRAWYQSPSSNANIRTLEPITSGTQPFSYRKSDTDSSCDFYLEENWNYKLRHRLLTVLNSMAAEQD; encoded by the coding sequence ATGCGCCGACAAGCCATAAAACTTCAGGTTTTCTACCCACACACGCCAGAGCGGGTATGGCGGGTGATTACTGACCGTCGTGCCTTGGCCGACTGGCTAATGGACAATGACTTTGAGCCCCGCTTAGGTCACAAGTTCTGGTTTCGAGGTCATACGCTACCCGGCTTGGATGGTGCTATCCAGTGTCAAGTGATTGCTTTGGATATGCCTAAGCGCTTGAGCTACACCTGGCAAGACAGTCTAATGAGTCAGCCTACGGTTGTGACTTGGACGCTAACGCCTGTAGCCGGGGGAACTCGGCTGCAATTGGAGCATCAAGGCTGTAAGCCGGAGCCTAACTCATTTGATGAGTTGATGCGGTTGCCTGGTCGTCAGGCAAGCCGAGCTTGGTATCAGTCTCCAAGTTCAAACGCGAACATTCGGACCCTAGAACCAATCACCTCAGGAACACAGCCCTTCAGCTATAGAAAGTCAGACACTGATTCCTCCTGTGATTTCTATCTTGAAGAGAATTGGAACTACAAGCTTCGTCACAGGTTGCTCACGGTCCTTAATAGCATGGCCGCCGAGCAGGATTAA
- a CDS encoding helix-turn-helix transcriptional regulator produces the protein MSRPVASADIFQAIADPTRRALLDRLRQGEQPVKQLAEPFALTLPAISQHLHILCEVSLVTQRRVGRQRFYRLNPEPLQEVADWLSRYEQFWPQKLDRLGTYLDELEDPPCADKP, from the coding sequence ATGAGCCGACCGGTTGCCAGTGCAGATATTTTTCAGGCAATTGCAGACCCGACCCGACGGGCCTTGCTCGATCGTCTGCGCCAGGGAGAGCAGCCTGTGAAACAGTTGGCAGAGCCCTTTGCTCTGACGCTACCGGCGATCTCCCAGCATTTGCACATCCTCTGTGAGGTGAGCTTGGTCACGCAGCGACGGGTAGGGAGGCAGCGCTTTTACCGGCTCAATCCAGAGCCACTCCAAGAAGTAGCTGATTGGCTCAGTCGCTACGAGCAGTTCTGGCCCCAGAAGTTAGATCGCCTCGGCACCTATCTGGATGAATTGGAGGACCCCCCATGCGCCGACAAGCCATAA
- a CDS encoding GAF domain-containing protein — translation MPTSLPNRLPKAIGGQSMILDAQATQAAIAELLQRCAVGEHPSLEWLSGWLACLEHLGGLSAFDSQRELEELLTSVPVHPVPRKPRSTLYPEGVQQVQWAVLLSRIANQICNSQDLEAVGAFIIHELGQAMEADQAALAVYDPYAGTLVLNAEYRSPGSPVRPLQGAHLEPKDWPSSTWAFRSGQPWAIADINIADLEPTERMLLNQYSWRSVLQVPMITRGGLIGAVLVSQSTPRCWSAAEITLVQQVAGQAAIALTQARLYQETRAQAEREALLGRINDRIRQSLDIDTILDTALTELLGVVQADVVNFGKPTGAEADCLYISHEVHRVGSQEGRWGEDTPLPVQLHLSENSLFLNQIRNQYPVMIEDTRHHPGLSELERQTFELRRMRSVLSLPLCYQNTLIGSLTAYNHSPYPWQPEEIDAAHVVANQLVVAITHAQLYEVSRARAEREMLLNRIANRIRATLDLDDILQTTVDEVRQLLQVQRCNFFWYRPERGCFALTHESREPGLDSLIGEFNVEELGQLGEHLLRRERVQIDSIATHPLLCSQSRTLLLQTGFRSDLILPVEASDAPLDSGLASTTSTAANGELGFIECVECSTERQWTSETVELLQAVADQLAVAITQAQLYAASRRQAEREALLNRITAAARSSLDRDAILETIVTQVGEGLGVERCHLYQRHTDTNGKPGLLISHSYCNDPWAPNLVNTHWAADDLGEIFEALLRQETVVIPDRCTDIRFSEFCRQMCCDLDPGSGLLVPIVQYEDDPDLTSTRRAWTWGVLGLTRKGGSNQPASFAPADITLAQTVGDQLSVAITQAELYQQTRYAAQQAQIRARREQALNAVVTAIRSSLDLDQILNQAVKGLAQALQADRCLLFIRPDYSTGYSESDGFQITHEYRTGPSQSLLGYTWSAEVLAQDYPIWWHLHNSDSPHSSDDVTQDPLLGDGGAGLLALGVKAQIFALIRRSDTRAVIGGVMLHDCKSPRRWQLADTRTVVTITDQLAIAINQARLYNETRAAAEREALLNQIISALHHNLELGTLTRQVAQGLTEALDVTRVSVWLFSPDYRLLECCHLFSRDPNEAGVLPCPPPLEVADFPVYFEAISQWLPLVVDNTRSDPHLNELYPAYLERAQIFSTLDMPIVRPEADDALSMLDSPEIRANAEESPVPPGTSAGLQALSGILCIEQCNAPRVWQADEVSLVEAVADQLAVAINQVQLVHRTREAAADARAQAENLRSTLDVLQATQAQLVQTEKMSSLGQMVAGVAHEINNPISFIHGNVPHATTYIQDCLTLLDLYRQHMPEPPTQILEFQEHMDLDFVREDLTAILRSMRTGTERVREIVLTLRNFSRLDETDKKPADLNEGIESTLLLLQNRLKQGADRKAPYKGGIEVIRDYSELPPLLCYPGQLNQVFLNLLSNAVDALRSSDPRERGNETACITIKTGCTGAAIQVQIIDNGPGIPPQIQPRLFDPFFTTKPVGEGTGLGLSICYRIVVDHHQGSIRCESKPGQGTIFVVEIPLG, via the coding sequence ATGCCTACTTCGCTTCCTAACCGATTGCCAAAAGCTATTGGTGGCCAATCCATGATCCTCGATGCCCAGGCTACCCAGGCAGCGATTGCGGAGTTGCTGCAACGCTGTGCGGTCGGTGAGCACCCTTCCTTGGAGTGGCTCAGCGGTTGGTTAGCTTGCCTAGAACATTTAGGCGGACTCAGTGCCTTCGACAGCCAGCGAGAGCTCGAAGAACTGCTCACTAGCGTGCCCGTCCACCCAGTGCCCCGCAAGCCTAGGTCAACCCTATACCCGGAAGGTGTGCAGCAGGTCCAGTGGGCGGTGCTACTCAGCCGCATTGCCAACCAGATCTGCAATTCGCAGGATTTAGAAGCAGTCGGCGCCTTTATTATTCACGAGTTGGGACAGGCCATGGAGGCCGACCAGGCAGCATTGGCAGTTTATGACCCCTATGCTGGCACGCTGGTTCTCAATGCGGAGTACCGTTCGCCCGGTAGTCCAGTTCGCCCATTGCAGGGGGCTCATCTTGAGCCGAAGGATTGGCCAAGCAGCACTTGGGCCTTTCGCAGTGGTCAACCCTGGGCCATTGCTGACATCAATATTGCCGATCTTGAGCCCACTGAGCGAATGCTGCTTAACCAGTACAGCTGGCGCTCAGTCCTCCAGGTACCGATGATCACGCGGGGAGGCTTAATTGGCGCAGTCCTGGTCAGCCAGTCCACGCCGCGTTGCTGGAGTGCGGCTGAGATCACGCTAGTGCAACAGGTGGCAGGGCAGGCGGCCATTGCTCTAACCCAGGCCCGACTTTATCAAGAAACGCGTGCCCAGGCTGAGCGGGAAGCTCTGCTGGGGCGCATCAACGATCGTATTCGCCAGTCGCTCGACATCGACACCATCCTGGATACTGCCTTAACCGAGCTGTTGGGGGTTGTGCAGGCCGATGTCGTCAACTTTGGCAAACCGACTGGTGCCGAGGCTGACTGTCTCTACATCAGCCATGAAGTGCATCGAGTTGGCAGCCAGGAAGGGCGTTGGGGCGAGGACACACCCCTGCCGGTGCAGCTGCATCTGTCAGAAAACTCCCTATTTCTCAACCAGATTCGTAACCAGTATCCGGTGATGATCGAGGACACCCGTCACCACCCAGGACTTAGCGAACTGGAACGGCAGACCTTTGAACTCAGACGGATGCGCTCGGTGCTGTCGCTGCCGCTGTGCTATCAAAACACACTGATTGGCAGTCTAACGGCCTACAACCACAGTCCTTATCCCTGGCAACCCGAAGAGATTGACGCTGCCCATGTAGTTGCCAACCAATTAGTCGTCGCGATTACCCACGCCCAGCTTTATGAAGTCTCCCGAGCCAGAGCTGAGCGGGAAATGCTGCTGAATCGGATCGCCAATCGCATTCGCGCCACGCTAGATCTGGACGACATCCTGCAAACCACCGTTGATGAAGTGCGCCAGTTGTTGCAGGTCCAGCGCTGTAACTTCTTTTGGTATCGACCTGAGCGGGGCTGCTTTGCTCTAACTCACGAATCGCGTGAGCCTGGGCTAGACAGCTTAATCGGTGAGTTCAATGTCGAAGAATTGGGCCAATTGGGGGAACATCTGCTGCGTCGAGAGCGCGTTCAGATCGACTCGATTGCAACCCATCCCTTGCTTTGCAGCCAAAGCCGCACTCTGCTGCTGCAAACTGGCTTCCGCTCTGATTTAATTTTGCCGGTTGAGGCCTCGGATGCTCCACTGGACAGTGGGCTAGCCAGTACAACCTCGACTGCTGCCAATGGCGAACTGGGGTTTATCGAATGCGTCGAGTGCAGCACTGAGCGTCAGTGGACCTCTGAAACGGTGGAACTGTTACAGGCCGTTGCCGATCAACTAGCTGTAGCCATTACCCAAGCCCAGCTCTACGCAGCCTCTCGTCGCCAAGCTGAGCGCGAAGCCCTCCTTAATCGCATTACTGCTGCTGCCCGCAGTTCCCTAGACCGAGATGCCATTCTGGAGACAATTGTCACCCAAGTGGGCGAAGGGCTGGGGGTTGAGCGCTGTCACTTGTACCAGCGCCACACCGATACCAACGGCAAGCCAGGGCTTTTGATTAGCCACAGCTATTGCAATGACCCCTGGGCCCCCAACCTGGTTAATACCCACTGGGCCGCAGATGACCTGGGAGAAATCTTTGAGGCGCTGCTGCGGCAGGAAACAGTGGTTATCCCAGATCGCTGCACAGACATCCGCTTCTCTGAGTTTTGCCGCCAGATGTGCTGCGATCTCGATCCAGGCTCAGGGCTGCTCGTGCCGATTGTGCAGTACGAGGATGATCCTGATCTGACTTCGACCCGACGGGCCTGGACCTGGGGAGTTTTAGGCTTAACTCGCAAAGGGGGAAGCAACCAGCCAGCCAGCTTTGCCCCAGCCGATATCACCCTGGCACAGACGGTGGGTGATCAGCTCTCGGTAGCGATTACCCAGGCCGAGCTGTATCAACAAACCCGCTACGCCGCTCAACAGGCGCAGATCCGAGCTCGACGCGAACAAGCCCTCAACGCTGTCGTGACTGCCATTCGCAGCTCGCTCGACCTTGACCAGATTTTGAACCAGGCAGTAAAGGGGCTGGCGCAGGCTTTACAGGCTGACCGCTGCTTACTGTTTATTCGGCCCGACTATAGCACTGGCTACTCCGAGTCAGACGGCTTCCAAATTACCCACGAATACCGGACGGGGCCCTCTCAATCTCTGCTGGGGTACACCTGGAGCGCTGAGGTCCTGGCTCAGGATTACCCAATTTGGTGGCACCTGCATAACAGCGATAGTCCCCATAGCAGCGATGATGTGACCCAAGACCCACTCCTGGGCGACGGCGGCGCGGGTCTGCTGGCGTTGGGTGTCAAGGCTCAGATCTTCGCGCTGATCCGCCGCAGCGATACGCGGGCAGTAATCGGTGGGGTAATGCTGCACGATTGCAAGAGTCCGCGTCGCTGGCAGCTGGCAGACACCCGTACCGTCGTGACCATTACTGACCAGCTAGCCATCGCCATTAACCAGGCGCGTCTATACAACGAGACTCGGGCTGCGGCTGAACGGGAGGCACTACTCAACCAGATCATTTCAGCCCTGCATCACAATTTGGAGCTGGGCACGCTCACACGTCAGGTGGCACAGGGACTCACCGAGGCTCTGGACGTCACCCGTGTCTCCGTATGGCTTTTCTCGCCCGACTATCGCTTACTAGAGTGCTGCCACCTATTCAGCCGGGACCCCAATGAAGCAGGGGTGCTGCCCTGTCCGCCACCCTTGGAGGTAGCCGACTTTCCGGTCTACTTCGAAGCAATTTCGCAGTGGTTGCCGTTGGTGGTGGACAACACCCGCAGTGATCCCCATTTGAATGAGCTTTATCCTGCCTATCTGGAGCGGGCCCAGATTTTCTCTACCCTGGACATGCCCATCGTGCGGCCCGAGGCTGACGATGCACTATCGATGCTTGACAGTCCAGAGATACGGGCTAACGCCGAGGAGTCTCCGGTACCACCTGGTACCAGCGCTGGCCTGCAAGCCCTTTCTGGCATTCTCTGCATCGAGCAATGCAATGCTCCCCGGGTTTGGCAAGCAGATGAAGTCTCCCTAGTAGAAGCGGTAGCGGACCAGCTAGCCGTGGCAATTAACCAGGTACAACTCGTCCATCGCACACGCGAAGCCGCAGCTGATGCCCGTGCTCAGGCCGAGAATCTACGCTCAACTCTAGATGTGTTGCAGGCCACGCAAGCTCAGCTGGTTCAGACTGAGAAAATGTCCAGCCTGGGTCAGATGGTGGCGGGAGTAGCCCACGAGATCAACAACCCGATTAGTTTCATTCATGGCAACGTTCCTCACGCCACGACCTATATTCAGGACTGCCTAACGCTGCTGGATCTCTATCGGCAGCATATGCCCGAGCCACCAACGCAGATCCTTGAATTTCAAGAGCACATGGACCTGGACTTTGTGCGTGAGGACTTAACTGCGATTCTGCGCTCGATGCGTACGGGCACCGAACGGGTCCGCGAAATTGTCCTGACCCTGCGCAACTTCTCCCGGCTCGACGAAACTGACAAGAAGCCTGCTGATTTAAATGAAGGCATTGAGAGCACGCTGTTGCTGCTGCAAAACCGGCTCAAGCAAGGTGCTGATCGCAAAGCTCCCTACAAAGGCGGCATCGAAGTGATTCGGGACTACTCGGAGCTGCCACCCCTACTGTGCTATCCCGGCCAGCTCAACCAAGTCTTTCTCAACCTGCTGAGCAATGCCGTTGATGCCCTGCGCAGTAGTGACCCGCGTGAACGAGGCAACGAGACCGCCTGCATTACGATCAAGACCGGCTGCACTGGCGCTGCCATTCAGGTGCAGATCATCGACAATGGCCCTGGCATCCCGCCGCAAATTCAGCCGCGCCTATTCGATCCGTTTTTCACAACTAAGCCTGTAGGTGAGGGGACAGGCTTAGGGTTATCGATCTGCTATCGAATCGTGGTGGACCACCATCAGGGTTCGATTCGCTGTGAGAGCAAACCAGGTCAGGGAACGATTTTTGTGGTGGAAATTCCCTTGGGTTAG
- a CDS encoding glycosyltransferase family 39 protein, with amino-acid sequence MSLPLSPLQTANQRPAHRLDVLWMSGLLLAALLLYTLVLGEVPLRDWDEGTHAQVAREIWQAPPHSLTWLYPTLSGEPYLNKPPLMHWLMALSYRLGGVHEWTARLPGTLLSAFSVPLLYLLSREAVGSRLPALMTALVYLTLLPVVRHGRLAMLDGAVLCFWLIMVWSALRARRDLRACLGLGLGLGLICLTKGLLGLLLLSVVLAFLAWDTPRLLRSGYLWGGLLLGLVPIGAWSVAQWQHYGEQFVQTTILSQSFSRITSGVEGNGGPPWYYLLELLKYTWPWLIFLPRGVSLAWEDRNRSWGKLALVWSALYLLAISVMGTKLPWYILPLEPALALLVGVELSALWRGQHPFQKGGALMLMLGASLLSCLCFYELYTLIAAPGSATDSLALILTLSAAALTLWVGARLLWQQDRQAIPVLLWGMYVSLLLLIGSGFWLWELNEAYPVRPVANLLRQHLPATATAYTSFGSYRPSLYFYSERHVEPHSLEELQRIWQQDAHPFLLLDAPALKRLSLPQADSLGRAVGWVLIERTPKSGQPELEVRQPSEVNRFKIAATGALVPHLPKPA; translated from the coding sequence GTGAGTCTGCCCCTTTCTCCTTTGCAAACTGCAAATCAGCGCCCAGCACACCGCCTTGATGTGCTTTGGATGAGCGGTTTACTACTCGCTGCTCTGCTGCTCTATACTCTGGTGCTTGGGGAGGTGCCCCTGCGTGACTGGGATGAAGGCACCCATGCTCAAGTCGCACGTGAGATCTGGCAAGCTCCGCCTCACAGCCTGACCTGGCTCTACCCGACCCTTTCCGGTGAGCCTTATTTGAACAAGCCACCGTTGATGCACTGGCTGATGGCCTTGAGTTACCGCCTCGGTGGTGTGCATGAATGGACTGCCCGCTTGCCGGGCACGTTACTCAGTGCCTTCTCGGTGCCCTTGCTTTACCTGTTAAGCCGTGAAGCGGTAGGGTCTCGCTTGCCAGCCCTAATGACGGCCCTGGTGTATCTAACTCTGCTGCCAGTGGTGCGGCATGGGCGCTTGGCCATGCTCGATGGCGCAGTGCTGTGCTTTTGGCTAATCATGGTCTGGTCAGCCTTGCGTGCCCGTCGCGATCTGCGTGCTTGCCTGGGGTTGGGGCTAGGGCTGGGCTTAATCTGCCTGACCAAAGGCTTACTGGGTCTGTTGTTGCTCAGCGTGGTCTTGGCCTTTCTCGCCTGGGACACCCCTCGTCTGCTGCGCTCAGGTTATCTGTGGGGCGGCCTGCTCCTGGGACTGGTGCCGATAGGAGCCTGGTCTGTGGCTCAGTGGCAGCACTACGGCGAGCAATTTGTGCAAACCACTATTTTGAGCCAATCTTTCAGCCGCATTACTAGCGGTGTAGAAGGCAATGGGGGGCCGCCCTGGTACTATCTGCTGGAACTGCTCAAGTACACTTGGCCCTGGCTGATCTTCCTGCCCCGAGGGGTCAGTCTGGCTTGGGAGGACCGCAACCGCAGTTGGGGCAAGTTGGCCCTGGTTTGGTCGGCGCTGTATCTGCTGGCGATTTCGGTGATGGGCACCAAGCTACCTTGGTACATTTTGCCTCTGGAGCCAGCCTTGGCCTTGCTAGTTGGGGTTGAGCTAAGCGCTCTGTGGCGAGGGCAACACCCGTTCCAAAAAGGCGGAGCCCTCATGCTGATGCTGGGGGCAAGCTTGCTCAGTTGCCTGTGCTTCTACGAGCTGTACACCCTGATTGCGGCTCCCGGTTCAGCAACGGATTCTTTGGCTCTGATCCTGACTTTGTCCGCAGCGGCTTTGACGCTGTGGGTTGGCGCGCGGCTGCTCTGGCAGCAGGATCGGCAGGCGATTCCGGTGCTGCTATGGGGCATGTATGTGTCATTACTGCTGCTCATCGGCTCTGGTTTCTGGCTTTGGGAGTTGAACGAGGCTTATCCGGTGCGCCCAGTGGCAAATCTATTGCGGCAACATTTGCCAGCGACGGCAACCGCCTACACCTCGTTTGGGTCCTACCGACCTTCGCTCTACTTCTACAGCGAACGCCACGTCGAGCCGCATTCACTTGAGGAGTTACAGCGCATCTGGCAGCAAGACGCTCATCCGTTTCTGCTGCTAGATGCGCCTGCCCTCAAGAGGCTGTCGCTGCCTCAGGCCGACTCTTTAGGTCGTGCAGTGGGCTGGGTCTTGATAGAACGGACGCCTAAGTCTGGCCAACCAGAACTGGAGGTCCGTCAGCCTAGTGAGGTTAACCGCTTCAAAATTGCTGCCACTGGCGCGCTTGTGCCACACCTGCCTAAACCTGCTTGA